The following are from one region of the Candidatus Kryptoniota bacterium genome:
- the rpmB gene encoding 50S ribosomal protein L28 → MAKVCDICGKKPVYGHNVSHAHNITNRRWDPNLQSVRAIVDGKVKRIKACASCIKQGRVRKAA, encoded by the coding sequence ATGGCAAAAGTGTGTGACATCTGCGGAAAGAAGCCGGTTTACGGACACAATGTGAGTCACGCTCACAACATCACCAATCGCAGATGGGATCCGAACCTGCAAAGCGTTCGTGCTATAGTTGACGGAAAAGTGAAGCGCATAAAGGCATGCGCCTCTTGTATTAAACAGGGGCGAGTCAGAAAAGCCGCGTAG